A single region of the Malus sylvestris chromosome 8, drMalSylv7.2, whole genome shotgun sequence genome encodes:
- the LOC126633456 gene encoding NADH dehydrogenase [ubiquinone] 1 beta subcomplex subunit 3-B-like: MGGSNKALGTTGEFFRRRDEWRKHPMLSNQLRHATPGLGIALVAFGVYLVGEQVYDRLIAPSPSSSSSSSHHAHSHSVSSTSATH, encoded by the coding sequence ATGGGTGGGAGTAACAAGGCGCTGGGGACGACAGGGGAGTTCTTCAGGAGGAGGGACGAGTGGAGGAAGCACCCCATGCTTTCCAATCAGCTCCGCCACGCCACTCCCGGCCTCGGCATCGCTCTCGTTGCATTCGGCGTCTACCTCGTCGGCGAGCAGGTCTACGACCGCCTCATCgctccctccccctcctcctcctcctcctcctctcatcACGCCCACTCTCATTCTGTCTCTTCAACCTCCGCTACTCACTGA
- the LOC126633451 gene encoding uncharacterized protein LOC126633451: MELSIAHHRKNEPIIDYKNDKVLETKVEKAAWKSTKEAMTVNTAPVKVSTRGKVIQTEAFCDQEMRKRTLKELEEKTYPFPDSDVAAMLEDLLENKVIGLPECRRPEEMNRTDSPRYCKFHRFISHSTEKCFVLKDLILKLAQQGNIELDLEDTVVAHTTTIVFGSLDHVPLQSMHDHSRQCSSHTALPTQPSPGASNQDASTGNKEGWTSATYKKMRKPRPQATRPKEEPKPAPRTSVFDRLNHSKPRNSALDRINGRDKLPSSKGLRRQHRKDLSLKGYQNPINKAAQLDLPRNSRLRTDLKKLRNLLETGRQRQRKKSSTV; the protein is encoded by the coding sequence atggagttaagcatcgcccatcatagGAAAAATGAACCGATCatcgactacaagaacgacaaagttcttgaaacaaaggtggagaaggctgcgtggaaatccaccaaggaagcaatgacggtcaacacagctcccgtcaaagtctctacacgaggcaaggtgattcaaaccgaagctttttgtgatcaagagatgcgtaaacgcactttgaaggagcttgaagagaagacttatccattccccgactctgatgtggctgccatgttagaagacttgttGGAAAATAAGGTGATTGGTTTGCCTGAGTGtagacggccagaagagatgaatcgtactgacagtccaaggtactgtaaattccaccgtttCATCAGTCATTCAACGGAAAAATGCTTcgtactgaaagatctcatcctgaagctagcacaacaagggaacatcgagcttgacctcgaagacacggttGTAGCACACACTACTACTATCGTGTTTGGATCACTCGATCATGTGCCTCTCCAAAGCATGCATGACCATTCccgtcaatgttcaagtcacacGGCACTTCCTAcacaaccatcaccgggggcaagcaaccaagatgcatctaCCGGTAATAAGGAAGGGTGGACATCGGCGACCTACAAAAAAatgaggaagccaagaccacaagccacaaggccaaaagaggagcctaaacccgCCCCTCGAACTTCAGTCTTCGACAGGCTAAATCATTCAAAACCTAGAAATTCGGCACTTGATCGCATCAATGGTCGAGAcaaacttccgtcttcaaaaggcttaagacgccaacaccgcaaagatctgtctttgaaaggttatcaaaacccaaTAAACAAAGCGGCACAGCTAGATCTCCCCCGCAACAGTCGGTTGCggacagacttgaagaaactaagaaacCTTCTAGAAACGGGAAGACAacgccaaaggaagaaaagctcgacagtctag